A section of the bacterium genome encodes:
- a CDS encoding PadR family transcriptional regulator, producing the protein MVLLALLRLRENAYGSAVRVEIEKRTGREISIGALYTTLERLEKQGLVRSRIGEPTAERGGRRKKYFTLRPAGEEALAESYRAFKGMVSGLEKQLDKL; encoded by the coding sequence ATGGTGCTGCTTGCTTTGTTGCGATTGCGGGAGAACGCATACGGATCAGCGGTCCGCGTGGAAATAGAAAAACGAACCGGTCGCGAGATTTCGATCGGAGCTTTGTACACGACACTCGAACGGTTGGAGAAACAGGGACTGGTCCGTTCGCGGATTGGAGAACCGACAGCGGAGCGGGGCGGCCGCAGAAAAAAATATTTCACGCTGCGGCCCGCGGGAGAAGAAGCGTTGGCCGAATCGTATCGAGCTTTCAAAGGAATGGTCTCGGGTCTCGAAAAACAACTGGACAAACTATAA
- a CDS encoding type II toxin-antitoxin system PemK/MazF family toxin, translating to MNRGEIYRTRERIAERGGKPGFYVIVSRDFIADNPDIDTVICAPVYSEVLGIKSEVVVGKEDGLPRTCAIRCDFLMLLFKSKLTTFAASLNPRKIEELNRALTYALQLPKTP from the coding sequence ATGAATCGAGGGGAGATTTATCGCACCCGGGAGAGGATCGCAGAGAGAGGAGGAAAGCCAGGTTTTTACGTGATCGTATCGCGTGATTTCATCGCTGACAATCCTGACATTGATACTGTGATTTGCGCGCCCGTTTACAGCGAAGTTCTTGGGATCAAAAGTGAAGTTGTGGTAGGCAAGGAAGACGGACTGCCCAGAACGTGCGCCATCCGTTGTGACTTCCTGATGCTCCTGTTCAAATCGAAGCTTACGACTTTTGCCGCCTCTCTGAATCCCCGAAAGATTGAAGAATTAAATCGGGCGCTAACCTATGCGCTGCAACTACCCAAAACTCCATAA
- a CDS encoding ribbon-helix-helix domain-containing protein, producing MKTIAISIDEPTLERIDRLAKRRGMNRSEVIREATQEYIAKKEAESEEERERKIFRRHKNKLKKQTAALIGEQAKL from the coding sequence ATGAAAACTATTGCGATCTCTATTGATGAACCAACACTCGAGCGAATCGACCGGTTGGCAAAGCGCCGTGGAATGAACCGATCGGAGGTGATCCGCGAAGCAACTCAAGAGTACATAGCGAAAAAAGAAGCTGAAAGTGAGGAGGAGCGGGAGCGAAAAATCTTCAGGCGTCACAAAAATAAGCTAAAGAAGCAGACCGCTGCACTCATCGGTGAACAAGCAAAGTTATGA
- a CDS encoding AAA family ATPase, with amino-acid sequence MEFWNRQAEIQALKGQVGGRRFGYVTGRRRVGKTALLVHACELFNGIYHQAVEGTPLQQIELAVIELKEKLPSFREIRPQSWPEFFHLLSREALPPLIVFDEFPYWAQVEPSLPSILQKWIDHELPKQKSSLFISGSSQSMLHSYFLGDTAPLFGRAHLHLNLQPLSYRWFCKVFGYRMSNATAFTKYSLVGGVPHYWKLLSRGSVVTLAEQLFFKPSAMLSEEPRNLLHDEGITGNIPKAILDLVGRGAQKPSEIAARLGIPQTNLSRPLTALIDAGLLIRELPFGESTHTTKRTLYSIVDPALRFYYGTLLPTRSRWATLGNQEKKLILDRHTSHQWEVFCREAFAGSSRYWEAGVEIDLVAETKNGPLIAECKWDTLTEKKERALLDDLQRRFGSSGLSGKLKNPIFRIFSKKNLHQIGSVVR; translated from the coding sequence GTGGAATTCTGGAACCGGCAAGCGGAGATTCAGGCGTTAAAGGGACAGGTCGGGGGCCGCCGGTTCGGCTATGTGACGGGTCGTAGGCGGGTCGGGAAGACGGCGCTGCTGGTCCACGCCTGTGAACTTTTTAACGGGATTTATCATCAGGCTGTTGAGGGGACACCACTGCAGCAGATCGAGCTTGCAGTGATCGAACTCAAAGAAAAGCTTCCCTCCTTTCGTGAGATTCGTCCGCAATCCTGGCCGGAGTTCTTTCATCTATTGTCGCGGGAGGCTCTCCCGCCATTGATCGTTTTTGATGAATTCCCGTACTGGGCTCAAGTCGAACCCTCTTTACCCAGCATTCTGCAGAAGTGGATCGATCATGAGCTCCCGAAACAAAAGTCTTCCCTGTTCATTTCGGGATCTTCTCAATCGATGCTTCATTCGTATTTTCTTGGCGATACCGCCCCTCTTTTTGGCAGAGCGCATCTTCATCTGAATTTGCAACCATTGAGTTATCGATGGTTCTGCAAAGTGTTTGGATATCGAATGTCGAATGCAACTGCCTTTACAAAATATTCCCTGGTTGGGGGTGTTCCGCACTACTGGAAGCTTCTGTCGCGCGGATCGGTCGTCACACTGGCAGAGCAATTGTTTTTCAAGCCTTCCGCGATGCTTTCGGAGGAGCCTCGGAATCTACTGCACGATGAAGGGATCACGGGAAACATTCCCAAAGCAATTCTGGATTTAGTCGGTAGAGGCGCGCAAAAACCATCGGAGATTGCCGCGCGTCTCGGGATTCCTCAAACGAATCTGTCTCGTCCTTTGACGGCGCTGATCGATGCTGGTTTGCTGATCAGAGAACTGCCGTTCGGCGAATCAACGCACACGACGAAACGAACACTCTATTCCATTGTGGATCCGGCTTTGCGCTTTTATTATGGAACTCTCCTTCCCACTCGAAGTCGATGGGCCACTCTTGGAAATCAGGAGAAAAAGCTGATTCTTGATCGACACACGTCTCATCAATGGGAGGTTTTTTGCAGGGAAGCGTTCGCCGGCTCCAGCCGATACTGGGAAGCCGGTGTGGAAATCGATCTCGTTGCGGAAACAAAAAACGGACCGCTGATTGCCGAATGCAAATGGGACACTTTGACTGAGAAAAAGGAGAGGGCTCTGCTGGATGATCTTCAGCGAAGATTCGGGAGCTCAGGATTGTCCGGAAAGTTGAAGAATCCGATCTTTCGAATCTTCTCGAAGAAAAATCTTCATCAGATCGGAAGCGTGGTGCGTTAA